The Acidimicrobiales bacterium nucleotide sequence ACCACCACCTCGACCGGCGGTCCGAGCCCCGGGTGGCCCGGTTCGAGGTGTCGGACGTTGGTCCGCTCCAGGTTCCGCACCCGGTCGTCCGATCGAAGACGCTCGTGGAGCTGCCCGTAGCCGACGTCGACGGCCACGACCTCGGCGGCGCCCCGCTGCAAGAGGCAGTCAGTGAAGCCGCCGGTGGAGGCGCCGGCGTCGAGAGCACGGCGGCCGACCACCTCGACGGGGAAGCGATCGAGCGCGGCATCGAGCTTGAGCCCGCCACGGCTCACGAAGCGCGGGCGTGGCCCGAGCACCTCGATGGGCTCCCCCGTGCCGACCTGGCGCGACGCCTTCGCGGCGGGTGCTCCTGAGACGATCACCTGGCCTGCGTCGATCGCCTCACGGGCGCGCTCGCGACTCGGGGCCAGGCCCCGCCGCACGAGCTCGGCGTCGAGGCGACGGCGCAGGGTCTAGGGCCGTCGGGTGGCGCCGCCGGCCTTCTTGGCCGGAGCCTTCTTCGCCGTGGTCTTCTTGGCCGTGGTCTTCTTGGCCGCGGTCTTCTTGGCCGACGCCTTCTTGCCCGCGGTCTTCTTGGTCGACGCCTTCTTGCCCGCGGTCTTCTTTGGCGAGGCCCCACCCGCAGCCTTGAGGTCGGCGATCTCGGCCCGCAACCGGGAGATGTCGTAGGTGGTGGCGAGGCCGAGCGCGTTGACCTGTTCGCGAACCTCGGTGCGCACCTGCTCGAGGAGGCGCTCGGTGTTCTCGCGGCTGCGCTCGAGGAGCTCCTGGACCCTGGCCTGGGTCTGGCCGGACTGCACCTCACCCGTCGCCACGAGATCCTTCACGATGCTCTCGGCTTTGCGCTGGGTCATCTGGGTGAAGGCAACCCCGGCGTCGAGGTATCGCTTGAGCATGTCGTTCTGGGCCATGCCCCGACGCTAGACGTGGTCGGGGTCCATGGGCCAGTTGCGGCGCCGTGCGGTACGCCGGGATCAGCCTCGCAGGGCGGCGGCGACGAGGGTGGCGAGGTCCGGCGCGACCAGGTCGGGCGCGGGGTCGGTGGGCACCTCGCCCGCGGTGGTGGCGCCACTGAGCACGAGAGCGAAGCGGGCACCGAGAGCCCGGGCGAAGGCGCCGTCAGTGTCGTCGCGGTCGCCCACCACGGTGTGCGGTCCCCCACCGACCAGGTCGTCGACGAGGGCGGCCATGGGCGGGTTCGGCTTGCCGGCGACCACCGCCGGGATCCCGCACGCGGTGGCAACGGCCGCCACGATCGCCCCACCCCCCGGGATGAGGCCGTGTGGGGTGGGGTACGTCGGGTCGTCGTTGGTGGCCACGAGGCGAGCGCCGCGCCGCACGGCGCGGTGAGCCACCAGCAGCCGGCCGTAGTCGAAGTCGAGGTGGAAGCCCACGACCACGGCATCGGCGTCTCCCTCGCGCACGGCCGTCACCCCCCGAAGCTCGAGGGCCTCGTCGACCCCGGGCCCGGCGCACACCAGGGCCGTGGAGCCGGGCTCGAGCAACCAGGCGGCCGCCATCGCCGAGGTGAGGACGTCACCCGACGCCGGGATCCCGTGGCCTTCCAGCTCGGCCTCCTTGTCCCCCACCCTCGCCGACGAGTTGTTGGTGACGAAGACCACCCGCTCGCCCGCCGCTCGCAGCCGGGCCACGGCTTCGGGCGCACCCGGGATCACCTGGTGACCCAGCCACACCACTCCGTCGAGGTCGAGCACCCAGGCCACGACCGGACGGTACCGGGCGGGGGCCGGCGTGGTAGCAACGGGTCATGCCCCGCTTCGAGCCGTTCGCCGGCCTGCGCTACGCCGACACCGTCGACCTCGCCGCCGCCACCTCGCCGCCGTACGACGTCATCGACCCCGACGAGCGGGCCGCCCTCGCTGCCCGTCACGACCGCAACGTGGTGCGCATCGACATGCCGGTCGATGGCGACGACCCCTACGCGGAAGCCGCTGCCACCCTTGCCCGGTGGCAGGCCGACGGCACCCTCGTCACCGACGATGCCCCGTCGTTCTACGCCTACCGCATGACCTACGTCGACGAGCAGGACAACCCCCGCGACACCACCGGCATCCTCGGCGGCCTCGGCCTGGAGCCCCCCGGCGAGGGCGACGTCCTCCCCCACGAGCACACCACCCCGAAAGCCAAGAGCGACCGCCTCGACCTCCTCCGCTCCACCCACCACAACCTCTCCCCCATCTGGGGCCTCTCGCTGGCGACGGGCCTCTCCGCGCTGGTCGACATCAGCGAGCCCCCGCTGGCCGAGGTGACCGACGAGCTCGGTGTGGTCCACGCCCTCTGGCGGGTCACCGACGAGGCGGTGATCGCCTCGATCAGTGGCGTCGTGGCGTCGGCGCCGGTCGTGATCGCCGACGGGCACCACCGCTTCGAGACGTCGCTGGCGTACCGCAACGAGGTGCGAGCCGCCAACGGCGACCAGGCCGGGCCCTGGGACCTCACCCTCGCGCTCGTCGTCGAGCTCACCGAGGACGAGCTCGCCGTGCGGCCCATCCACCGCCTCCTCGACGACCTCCCGGGCGACGTCGATCTGTCCCTCGCCCTCGCGCCGTTCTTCGACATCGTCCCCGCGCCGGAAGCCGACCTCACGCTCACCGACGCCATGGCCGAGCTCGGCGCCCTCGCCCTGGTCCGCGAGGGCGGCCACGCGTGGCTGCTGCGACCCCGCCCCGAGGCGTTCCCCGACGACATGCCCGACCTCGACTCCAGCCGTCTCGACGTGGCGCGTGCCACCCTCGGCGACCACCGCGTCACCTACCAGCACGGCACCGACAACGTGCTCCGGAAGGTGGCGGCAGGCGAGGCCGCCGCCGGGGTGCTGCTACGCCCGGCGACCGTGGCCCAGATCGAGGCGATGGCTCACCGTCGTGAGCGGATGCCGCCGAAGACCACGTACTTCCACCCGAAGATCCGCACCGGCATGCTCTTCCGCTCCCTCGAGGCATGACAGCGATGGGCTCCACGCTGACGACGCCGATCACCATCGGTTCGGTGACCATCCGGAACCGCCTCTACCGAGCGCCGGTCCTGGAGGGAGCCGGTGACGGACCCGACGCGGCCGACATCTACGCCAAGGCATTCGTCGAGAACGCCAGCAACGGGGTGGGCCTGGTGATCCAGGGCAACTCGTGCCTCTTCGACGAGGGTCGGACCTCACCGGGGATGACCCTCGTCGACACCCGCGAGCGAGTGCTGCGCCTCGCCCCCATGGTCGACGCCGTCCACGCGGAGGGCGCTGCGATCTGGCTCCAGGTCGGCCACGGTGGCATCTACGCCATGGAGGCCTGGCACGAGCCGTACGCGTCGCAACGGCGCGGGCCCCTCCTCGCCGCCTCGCCACTGCCGTGGTTCCTGCGAC carries:
- a CDS encoding TlyA family RNA methyltransferase, coding for MRRRLDAELVRRGLAPSRERAREAIDAGQVIVSGAPAAKASRQVGTGEPIEVLGPRPRFVSRGGLKLDAALDRFPVEVVGRRALDAGASTGGFTDCLLQRGAAEVVAVDVGYGQLHERLRSDDRVRNLERTNVRHLEPGHPGLGPPVEVVVADLSFISLATVLPALLAVASPGADVVALVKPQFEAGRAEVSKGRGVVRDPAVWRRVLDEVAVAVAGAGATMMDAMVSPLTGAEGNVEFLVHLVAATPGTDAASPTAVDVDLDAVVADAVSRFGA
- a CDS encoding DUF1015 domain-containing protein, which gives rise to MPRFEPFAGLRYADTVDLAAATSPPYDVIDPDERAALAARHDRNVVRIDMPVDGDDPYAEAAATLARWQADGTLVTDDAPSFYAYRMTYVDEQDNPRDTTGILGGLGLEPPGEGDVLPHEHTTPKAKSDRLDLLRSTHHNLSPIWGLSLATGLSALVDISEPPLAEVTDELGVVHALWRVTDEAVIASISGVVASAPVVIADGHHRFETSLAYRNEVRAANGDQAGPWDLTLALVVELTEDELAVRPIHRLLDDLPGDVDLSLALAPFFDIVPAPEADLTLTDAMAELGALALVREGGHAWLLRPRPEAFPDDMPDLDSSRLDVARATLGDHRVTYQHGTDNVLRKVAAGEAAAGVLLRPATVAQIEAMAHRRERMPPKTTYFHPKIRTGMLFRSLEA
- a CDS encoding HAD-IIA family hydrolase; its protein translation is MAWVLDLDGVVWLGHQVIPGAPEAVARLRAAGERVVFVTNNSSARVGDKEAELEGHGIPASGDVLTSAMAAAWLLEPGSTALVCAGPGVDEALELRGVTAVREGDADAVVVGFHLDFDYGRLLVAHRAVRRGARLVATNDDPTYPTPHGLIPGGGAIVAAVATACGIPAVVAGKPNPPMAALVDDLVGGGPHTVVGDRDDTDGAFARALGARFALVLSGATTAGEVPTDPAPDLVAPDLATLVAAALRG